The DNA segment TTGACATCGTTTTTGACGTCGTGAGCAACGTCCTCAACCTTGTGCTTGGCGTTTTGAGCGACATCCTCAACCTTGCTCTTTGTGTCGCGTGCGGCGTCCTTGAGCTTGTTCTTCACATCGTGAGCGGCATCCTTGACATCGTTCTTCACGTCGTGTGCCGCGTCTTTGACGGTGTTCTTCGCGTCTTGAACGGCATCCTTTGCCTTCTGTGTGTTTTTGGACATAGTTCCCTCCAGATTGACGAAATGGTGAACTGCAGAATGCAGATTCAACGGCTAATTTTAATTTTGACTAACGCCTGCGGCCGGATACCATCCGCAGAATGGCGATCAGGATCACCGCGCCGACAAAGGCGACGAGAATACTGGTGACGTTGATGCCGTTCACGGCATCGGGCATGTTCAGCAAATTGGCGGCCAGGAAACCGCCGATCAAGGCGCCTACCACACCCAGAATGATGTCACCGATGACGCCGTAACTCCCACCGCGCATCACCTGGCTGGCCAACCAACCAGCGATTAACCCAACGACGATCCATGCAAGAATACCCATAATCCTACCCTTCCCTTCCTACCCTTCCTTTTGCCGAGAGAAGACTAGCTCCGCCAACAACCTGGCAGATCACTTTTCTTTCTGGTCGTAGTCTATCGGAAGCGGTCAGCCCTGTCGTCTGCAATTACGATTGATTTTACATAGCAAAAAGGGCCGCCTGAGAAGGCAGCCCTTGATACGTTTAATGTACATGGTTTGGTGTAGACGTTCCACATTCTCTAGCCTTGGGTGACAGAGGAAAAGCACACGGGTTCTAAAGTAAGAACTATTACACCGCTTGCCTCACCTACGTGAGATACTATGTATACTCTGTTCATTCTTTCCAGGGAGCATAACCTATGCCAAGCACATTGACCTATCCGGGCGTCTATGTCGAGGAAATTGCCAGTGGTGTGCGCACCATCACAGGGGTCAGTACGTCCGTTACTGCGTTTGTCGGTTCGGCGCGGCGCGGGCCGATCAATCAGGCCACTCGCATGTTGAGCTTCAGCGACTTCGAGCGCCGGTTCGGCGGTCTCAGCGCCAATTCGGAGCTGAGTTACGCGGTACGCCAGTTCTTTACGAATGGCGGCAGCGAAGCGTGGGTGGTGCGACTGGCCAAGGATGCCGGCCCCGCCGCGCGCATCTTGCAGAACAGCACGCTGACCAACGTCCTGGAGCTCACAGCACAGGATGAAGGCTTCAGCGGCAACGGCATCGAGGTGCGCATTGACACCAGGACCGCGAACCCGGCCAGCACCTTCAATCTGACGCTGAGCTACACCTCGCAAGAGGCGCCCGATGAGAACCGCAGCGAGACCTTCCAGAATCTCTCCATGAACAGCCACGATGCCCGCTACGTGGAGAATATCTTGCGCACCTCACAACTGGCGATTGCCAAGCGGGTGGCATCCCTCGCCGTGCTGGCGGCGTTGGGCGCCGGCACGAGTCTCAGCGATGACCTGGCTTCGGGTGGCGCGTTGGTGGACGTAGCAACGCTGAAAGATGCGAACCACGACCAGTTCCAGGTTTCCGTCAACGGCTCCCCTCCTGTACCCGTCCAGATCGCCGACGCCGACCTGGTCGGCGCGAACGATGTCGCACGGCTGGCCGCCCTCTGCACCGCGATCACGGCCAAGGTTACCGCCGCGGCAGGCAGCAACCCGCTGGTGGCCGGCTTCACCTGTGCGCCCGACGGCAACCGCATCCGCATGACCTCCGGCGTCGCGGGCGAGGCTTCCAGCGTGCGTGTGCTGCCCGGGGCTCGCAACGACCTTTCGGCCCGCCTGAAGTTGGGCACAGCCAACGGCGGCGCCGAAACCGATGCCGTGGCGACGCTTCGTCCCGTGGAGCTGCCCGATCACGGCACACTCACCGGTGACGTGTTGGTTGCGGCTGATGTGCCCGCCAACGCTGCTGATCCTGCTGCGATCCCCAGTCCAACCCACAACAGCTTCAAGATCAGTCTCGATGGCGATACAACTGCCGTCGTAAACCTGGGCAATACGGCTGTTGGAGGCGGCAGCCTTGGGGACCGGCTGGGCATTATCGCCGACCGGATTCAGACGGCCGTGCGTGCCCTCAAGCCGTCCAAGCCCGCTTATCGCGACTTCACGGCCACAGTGAGTGGCGGCAACCGGCTTGTCCTGACATCCGGCTCACGCGGGGCTGGCTCGTCCGTCGTCGGCGGCGCTGCCGACAGCAGCGACATCGCCGGTAACCTCAAACTGTTGGTCGGGGCCACGACCACGCTACCGCAGAACGTGATGTTGCAGGGCGGTACTGAGAGCGCCTTCACCGCGGACGAGGCCTACAACCTCTTCATTGGCAACCGTTCCCTGCGCAAAGGCATCTACGCGCTCGAGTCGGTTGATCTGTTCAACATCTTGTGCCTGCCAGGGGTGAGCGATGCAGGCATCCTGCAGGACGCGGATGCGTACTGCCAGGAGCGGCGAGCGTTCTTGATCATTGACCCGCCGGAGATCACGACGAAGCCCGACGCCATGGGCACATTGGCCACCGGCAGCTCGCTGCCCAAGTCCAAGAACGCCGCGGTGTACTACCCATGGATCTCGGTCGCCGATCCACTGAACGGCGGCAAACTGCGCAACACCGCTCCCAGCGGCGCCCTCGCCGGTCTCTATGCGCGCACTGATGCCACCCGGGGCGTGTGGAAGGCGCCAGCCGGCACCGAGGCGACCCTGGGGGGCGCACAGGGTGTTGCCTACCTCCTTACCGACGGGGAAAACGGTACGCTGAACCCCCTGGGCGTCAACTGCATCCGCAGTTTCCCCGTCTTCGGCACGATCTCTTGGGGCGCCCGGACATTGCGCGGCGCCGATCAGATGGCCGATGAGTGGAAGTACGTTCCTGTCCGCCGGACCGCGCTCTACATCGAAGAAAGCCTGTACCGCGGGCTGAAGTGGGTAGTCTTCGAGCCGAATGACGAGCCACTCTGGGCACAGATTCGGCTTAACGCCGGGGCATTCATGCACAATCTTTTCCGGCAGGGCGCTTTCGCCGGCAAGACCCCGCGCGAGGCCTACTTCGTCAAGTGCGACAGAGAGACGACCACCCAGAATGATGTCAATCTCGGCATCGTCAACATCCTGGTCGGCTTCGCCCCGCTCAAGCCGGCAGAGTTCGTGATTATCAAGCTTCAGCAGATGGCCGGCCAGATCGAGGCATGAGGGGGACACCATGGCACAATTCACGGTCAACGCGCAACGGTTCGATCCATACAAGAACTTCAAATTCCGCGTCAAGTGGGACGGCCGCTACGTGGCAGGAGTGAGCAAGGTCGGTTCCTTGAAGCGCACCACCGAGGTCGTCAAGCATCGGGAAGGCGGCGATCCCAGCAGCACCCGCAAGTCGCCGGGCCGCACCGAGTACGAGGCGATCACGCTGGAACGCGGGGTGACCCACGACACCGAGTTCGAGCAGTGGGCCAATAAGGTCTGGAATTTTGGCTCGGGTCTGGGCGCCGAGGTCTCACTGAAGGATTTCCGCAAGGACATCCTCATCGAGATCTACAACGAGGCGGGCCAACTGGCCATGACCTATAAGGTGTACCGCTGCTGGGTCTCCGAGTTTCAGGCCCAGGCCGACCTGGACGCCAACGCCAACGCCGTGCTGATCCAGCATATCAAACTGGAGAACGAGGGCTGGGAACGCGATCGGGAAGTTCCCGAGCCGAGTGAACCGATCCTGGCCGCGTGAAGATGCCACGGCCAACTTCAGCATCGAGATTGCTTGACACCTGGGAGCAAGGCCTGGGCCAGCCCCAGGCGCTGCAGGCGCTGGCCTTTCTGCAATGGGCCAGGCCGGACGCCGAGCGGGCCGCCCTGGAGCGCCTGACCATCGGTCAACGCAACGCCGAGCTGTTGGCGCTGCGCCAGCAACTATTCGGCCCCGATCTGGCGGCGCTGGCAAGCTGCCCCAACTGCGGCGAGACGCTGGACCTCAGCTTCCGGACGGCCGATATCCGGACTCCGCCCCCCCCTCTGACAGATGAGCGGGTGGGGGGGGAGATCCTGCATGAGGGCCACCGGGTGCAGTTCCGCCCCCCGGATACCGCCGACCTGCTGGCGGTGGGACAGGTGGCGGATGCGGCGGCTTTCCGCCAGGCGTTGCTGGCACGTTGCGTGGACGCACCGCTCGACACATTGCCAGGGGCCTTGCTGGACGAGATCGTGGCGCTCATGGCCGAGGCCGACCCGGGGGCCGATGTGCAGTTGAACCTGACCTGCCCGGCCTGCGTCCATGCGTGG comes from the Candidatus Amarolinea dominans genome and includes:
- a CDS encoding YtxH domain-containing protein; the encoded protein is MSKNTQKAKDAVQDAKNTVKDAAHDVKNDVKDAAHDVKNKLKDAARDTKSKVEDVAQNAKHKVEDVAHDVKNDVKAAANRSKRRISR
- a CDS encoding GlsB/YeaQ/YmgE family stress response membrane protein yields the protein MGILAWIVVGLIAGWLASQVMRGGSYGVIGDIILGVVGALIGGFLAANLLNMPDAVNGINVTSILVAFVGAVILIAILRMVSGRRR
- a CDS encoding phage tail sheath subtilisin-like domain-containing protein produces the protein MPSTLTYPGVYVEEIASGVRTITGVSTSVTAFVGSARRGPINQATRMLSFSDFERRFGGLSANSELSYAVRQFFTNGGSEAWVVRLAKDAGPAARILQNSTLTNVLELTAQDEGFSGNGIEVRIDTRTANPASTFNLTLSYTSQEAPDENRSETFQNLSMNSHDARYVENILRTSQLAIAKRVASLAVLAALGAGTSLSDDLASGGALVDVATLKDANHDQFQVSVNGSPPVPVQIADADLVGANDVARLAALCTAITAKVTAAAGSNPLVAGFTCAPDGNRIRMTSGVAGEASSVRVLPGARNDLSARLKLGTANGGAETDAVATLRPVELPDHGTLTGDVLVAADVPANAADPAAIPSPTHNSFKISLDGDTTAVVNLGNTAVGGGSLGDRLGIIADRIQTAVRALKPSKPAYRDFTATVSGGNRLVLTSGSRGAGSSVVGGAADSSDIAGNLKLLVGATTTLPQNVMLQGGTESAFTADEAYNLFIGNRSLRKGIYALESVDLFNILCLPGVSDAGILQDADAYCQERRAFLIIDPPEITTKPDAMGTLATGSSLPKSKNAAVYYPWISVADPLNGGKLRNTAPSGALAGLYARTDATRGVWKAPAGTEATLGGAQGVAYLLTDGENGTLNPLGVNCIRSFPVFGTISWGARTLRGADQMADEWKYVPVRRTALYIEESLYRGLKWVVFEPNDEPLWAQIRLNAGAFMHNLFRQGAFAGKTPREAYFVKCDRETTTQNDVNLGIVNILVGFAPLKPAEFVIIKLQQMAGQIEA
- a CDS encoding phage tail protein — encoded protein: MAQFTVNAQRFDPYKNFKFRVKWDGRYVAGVSKVGSLKRTTEVVKHREGGDPSSTRKSPGRTEYEAITLERGVTHDTEFEQWANKVWNFGSGLGAEVSLKDFRKDILIEIYNEAGQLAMTYKVYRCWVSEFQAQADLDANANAVLIQHIKLENEGWERDREVPEPSEPILAA
- a CDS encoding phage baseplate protein, which encodes MLDTWEQGLGQPQALQALAFLQWARPDAERAALERLTIGQRNAELLALRQQLFGPDLAALASCPNCGETLDLSFRTADIRTPPPPLTDERVGGEILHEGHRVQFRPPDTADLLAVGQVADAAAFRQALLARCVDAPLDTLPGALLDEIVALMAEADPGADVQLNLTCPACVHAWQAPFDIASFLWREVDDWAGRTLREVHLLASAYGWREADILGLSAQRRQHYLDMIGG